A genomic window from Luteolibacter sp. LG18 includes:
- a CDS encoding glycosyltransferase family 4 protein, which yields MKILVLSNLYPPHEIGGYEIRCRDITDNLRSRGHDVRVLTSDHRVEGRAPAQEAHVHRRLHIHGMYGHPWLKIHRLHALEKHNHAVLREEIADFQPDLIHVWNMGGVSKSLLLRLEGQKIPVVYDVSDHWIARSLKADVWLSWWNAPGSSLRGAVRSLLEATGMRSRLDPATPTRSWDTLAFPHIYFCSAFMRDHTAAKGWPVKHARVIHCGIDTASFAVKRSHSRFEKLLWVGRINDDKDPFTAVRALAEARKRGLDSLTLDLYGGGDPADLARLEAEIARLDLGAVVARRSVPAAEMRELYAQYDALLFTSNWGEPFALTPLEAGASGLPVISSLDGGQAELVRDGVNAIAAGAGDPLSYADGISLLAADATKRAAIASAAREEILRKFDLAEITTQIESLLVQTASSPR from the coding sequence GTGAAAATCCTTGTCCTTTCCAACCTGTATCCGCCCCACGAGATCGGAGGCTATGAGATCCGCTGCCGGGACATCACGGACAACCTGCGGTCCCGCGGGCATGACGTCCGGGTCCTGACCTCCGACCACCGAGTGGAAGGCCGCGCCCCGGCCCAGGAAGCGCATGTCCACCGGCGCCTCCACATCCATGGCATGTACGGGCATCCCTGGCTGAAAATCCACCGCCTGCACGCGCTGGAGAAACACAACCACGCGGTCCTGCGGGAGGAGATCGCGGACTTCCAGCCGGACCTGATCCACGTCTGGAACATGGGCGGCGTCTCCAAATCCCTGCTACTGCGGCTGGAGGGACAGAAGATCCCGGTGGTATACGATGTGTCAGACCACTGGATCGCCCGCAGCCTGAAGGCGGACGTCTGGCTTTCCTGGTGGAACGCCCCCGGCTCCAGTCTCCGCGGGGCCGTTCGCAGCCTGCTGGAAGCCACCGGCATGCGGAGCAGGCTCGATCCCGCCACTCCCACCCGCTCCTGGGATACCCTGGCATTTCCCCATATCTATTTCTGCAGCGCCTTCATGCGGGATCACACCGCCGCAAAGGGCTGGCCGGTGAAACACGCCCGGGTGATCCACTGCGGGATCGATACCGCCTCCTTCGCCGTGAAGCGTTCCCACTCCCGGTTTGAAAAGCTGCTGTGGGTCGGCCGGATCAATGACGACAAGGACCCCTTCACCGCCGTACGGGCACTCGCCGAAGCACGGAAGCGCGGCCTGGATTCGCTGACGCTGGACCTCTACGGCGGCGGTGATCCCGCTGACCTCGCACGCCTCGAAGCCGAGATCGCCCGGCTGGATCTCGGTGCCGTGGTCGCCCGGAGATCGGTCCCGGCCGCCGAGATGAGGGAGCTCTATGCCCAGTACGATGCCCTGCTCTTCACCTCGAACTGGGGCGAGCCCTTCGCCCTAACGCCGCTGGAGGCCGGGGCCTCCGGCCTGCCGGTCATCAGCTCCCTGGATGGAGGCCAGGCGGAACTCGTGCGCGACGGCGTGAACGCCATTGCAGCCGGGGCCGGAGATCCTCTCAGCTACGCGGACGGCATTTCACTGCTGGCAGCGGACGCCACCAAACGCGCCGCCATCGCCTCCGCCGCGCGCGAGGAAATCCTCCGGAAATTCGATCTGGCGGAAATCACCACCCAGATCGAGTCCCTGTTGGTCCAAACCGCCTCCTCCCCGCGCTGA
- a CDS encoding PAS domain S-box protein gives MKKRGCSSVPVAGSTRHDGDSALLSGVIEAIGSLGEDLLRNLQHLVAAAGELLGADAAVYSRISSGKLWRDCRWRVAETVPVEDKAPGRICFETIISEWMGGTKVVRHLAGTDYSILDPLVKSAGFQSYVGHPVVRNGEVIGALAVLFHGDVAPDEGCLRILDMLAHLIGREEASRRSRRDVLREEARLGAFFRSSADAILIHDFSGQIIEANQSAERMFGFRKGWLLRMKVPGLIPPESAVVAKAALRELRRTGYCRMEFELRRVDGSRFPAEIVASRFDIEGAAHVQVMARDLSARRRVEKEVLNRELRFRLVFEESIDGIILHDGGGRILEANRSACRMTGYTREELIGVNMSGLVGCGSEPGLAKAMLAEEPSDFHEVTIVRKDGSAFPAEVATSRVMLEGEMLVQQIIRDVTMRREAEAEIRRSKEEAERANEAKTLFLATMSHEIRTPLNGILGFARLLKDERLDERQREYVAIIERSGDILLSLISDILDFSRIESGILELESRAFDVGRMVRETVILLEPEARAKGMVLQTTIGGGVPERIMGDSARFRQVLMNLVGNAVKFTLRGQVSVNLEAAEGRLEISVRDTGPGFSEEQRAHLFEPFYQTDLSSTRTHGGTGLGLSICKRLVTAMGGGIDGIATGRGAIFTFWVPYVEAKEGAVAVVPRRPCPLVARHGCRILVAEDQPINARLMSLMLGKLGIQADIVADGLKAIDYLKAAPEVPDAVLLDMRMPGLDGVEVAKRIRAGMVGEAAVLLPLVAVTGNASEDDRKACLSAGMDHYLSKPVKPESLEGVLERIGLLEVAR, from the coding sequence ATGAAAAAACGTGGATGCTCATCTGTTCCGGTGGCGGGTTCCACCCGCCATGACGGTGATTCCGCCCTCCTTTCGGGCGTGATCGAGGCGATCGGCTCGCTGGGGGAGGATTTGCTTCGGAATCTCCAGCACCTGGTGGCGGCGGCAGGGGAGTTGTTGGGGGCGGACGCGGCCGTCTATTCGCGAATCTCTTCGGGGAAGTTATGGCGGGATTGCCGATGGCGTGTGGCGGAAACGGTGCCGGTGGAGGACAAGGCACCCGGCCGGATATGCTTCGAAACGATCATCTCGGAGTGGATGGGAGGGACGAAGGTCGTCCGCCATCTAGCGGGGACGGACTATTCCATCCTCGATCCGCTGGTGAAGTCCGCCGGGTTTCAATCCTATGTGGGGCACCCGGTCGTGAGGAATGGAGAGGTGATCGGCGCGCTCGCGGTCTTGTTCCACGGAGATGTGGCGCCGGATGAGGGATGTCTGCGGATTCTGGATATGCTGGCCCATCTCATCGGCCGGGAGGAGGCCAGCCGACGCTCCCGGAGGGATGTGCTGCGTGAGGAGGCGCGGCTGGGGGCGTTCTTCCGGTCCTCCGCGGATGCCATCCTCATCCATGATTTCTCGGGGCAGATCATCGAGGCGAATCAATCCGCGGAAAGGATGTTCGGTTTTCGGAAGGGGTGGTTGTTGCGGATGAAGGTTCCCGGTCTGATTCCTCCCGAGTCGGCTGTGGTGGCCAAGGCGGCGCTGCGGGAGCTGAGGCGGACGGGGTATTGCCGGATGGAGTTCGAGCTGAGGCGGGTGGATGGCAGCCGGTTTCCGGCGGAGATCGTCGCCAGTCGTTTCGACATCGAGGGGGCGGCGCACGTTCAGGTGATGGCGCGGGATCTTTCGGCGCGGCGGAGGGTGGAGAAGGAGGTCTTGAACCGGGAGCTGAGGTTCCGGCTGGTGTTCGAGGAGTCCATCGATGGGATCATTCTGCACGATGGCGGCGGACGCATCCTGGAGGCGAACCGGTCCGCATGCCGGATGACCGGCTACACGCGGGAGGAGTTGATCGGCGTGAACATGTCCGGTCTGGTGGGATGCGGGAGCGAGCCGGGGTTGGCGAAGGCGATGCTGGCGGAGGAACCGTCGGATTTTCATGAGGTCACGATCGTCCGGAAGGATGGCTCCGCCTTTCCCGCGGAGGTGGCGACGAGCCGGGTGATGCTGGAAGGAGAGATGCTGGTCCAGCAGATCATCCGGGACGTGACGATGCGGCGTGAGGCGGAGGCCGAGATCCGGCGGTCAAAGGAGGAGGCGGAGCGCGCCAACGAGGCGAAGACGCTCTTTCTCGCGACCATGAGCCACGAGATCCGCACTCCACTCAACGGCATCCTCGGGTTCGCGCGGCTGCTCAAGGATGAGCGGCTGGATGAGCGGCAGCGCGAGTATGTCGCGATCATCGAACGGAGCGGGGACATTCTGTTGTCCCTGATCAGCGATATCCTGGATTTCTCCCGGATCGAGAGCGGGATACTGGAGCTGGAGAGCCGGGCGTTCGACGTGGGGAGGATGGTGCGGGAGACCGTCATCCTTCTGGAGCCGGAGGCCAGGGCGAAGGGGATGGTGCTGCAAACGACGATTGGCGGAGGAGTGCCGGAGAGGATCATGGGGGATTCGGCGCGGTTCCGGCAGGTCTTGATGAACCTGGTGGGCAACGCGGTGAAGTTTACCCTGCGGGGGCAGGTCTCGGTGAATCTGGAGGCGGCGGAAGGCAGGCTGGAGATCTCGGTGCGGGACACCGGACCGGGTTTCTCCGAGGAGCAGCGCGCGCATTTGTTCGAGCCCTTCTATCAGACAGATCTTTCCTCCACCCGGACTCATGGCGGCACCGGGTTGGGGTTGTCGATCTGCAAGCGGCTGGTCACGGCGATGGGGGGAGGGATCGACGGGATCGCCACCGGCCGGGGAGCCATCTTCACGTTCTGGGTGCCCTATGTGGAGGCGAAGGAAGGGGCTGTGGCGGTGGTGCCGCGGAGGCCGTGTCCGCTCGTGGCCCGGCATGGCTGCCGCATTCTCGTGGCGGAGGACCAACCGATCAACGCGCGCCTGATGTCCCTGATGCTCGGGAAGCTGGGTATTCAGGCGGACATCGTAGCCGACGGGCTGAAGGCGATCGATTACTTGAAGGCCGCGCCCGAGGTGCCGGATGCCGTGCTGCTGGACATGCGCATGCCGGGGCTGGATGGCGTGGAGGTGGCGAAGCGGATCCGCGCGGGCATGGTGGGAGAGGCGGCGGTGTTGCTGCCACTGGTGGCGGTTACGGGGAATGCCTCGGAGGATGACCGGAAGGCATGCTTGTCCGCGGGGATGGACCACTACCTTTCGAAACCCGTCAAACCCGAGTCCCTCGAGGGCGTCTTGGAGCGGATCGGATTGCTGGAGGTGGCCCGGTGA
- a CDS encoding Hpt domain-containing protein — translation MADPIDQHHLAILGGLDDPELRELIGEFVSDLRTQSDELTALASVPGRSEPSPEAREIAHKIRGLAGSLGFTPLAEVAAAYDSNQPSLPLETWLQTLGEAIHKATTAWHDLIASP, via the coding sequence ATGGCCGATCCCATCGATCAACACCACCTCGCCATCCTCGGCGGACTCGATGATCCGGAACTCCGCGAACTGATCGGCGAATTCGTCTCCGACCTACGGACCCAATCCGACGAGCTCACAGCCTTGGCAAGCGTCCCCGGCCGCAGCGAGCCATCCCCTGAAGCAAGGGAGATTGCCCACAAGATCCGCGGCTTGGCCGGCTCGCTGGGCTTCACCCCGCTGGCCGAGGTGGCCGCAGCCTACGATAGCAACCAGCCCTCGCTTCCGCTCGAAACATGGCTTCAAACCTTGGGCGAGGCGATTCACAAGGCCACCACCGCGTGGCACGACCTCATCGCCTCCCCATGA
- a CDS encoding DUF4339 domain-containing protein: protein MNIFIGKDGKQLGPFTEDQLRSMFESGMLTASDLAWQEGWPDWTPLWQLFGMPPPLTSHTPPPTVDPVSKDEPWTWICGGWAAFFLSLLPGKMGYVALVHLVLSMIVLFCSKSAKARWHGKALLCCSAGVLVLGIVVVGVLAEAG, encoded by the coding sequence ATGAACATCTTCATCGGCAAGGACGGCAAGCAGCTCGGTCCCTTCACCGAAGACCAGCTCCGCTCCATGTTCGAAAGCGGCATGCTCACCGCCAGCGACCTCGCCTGGCAGGAGGGTTGGCCGGACTGGACACCGCTCTGGCAGCTCTTCGGCATGCCACCGCCCCTGACGTCCCATACCCCGCCACCCACGGTCGATCCGGTCAGCAAGGACGAACCGTGGACATGGATCTGCGGTGGCTGGGCGGCCTTTTTCCTATCGTTGCTGCCAGGGAAGATGGGCTACGTCGCTCTGGTTCACCTCGTGCTCTCGATGATCGTCCTGTTCTGCTCCAAGAGTGCGAAAGCCCGTTGGCATGGGAAGGCACTCCTCTGCTGCTCCGCGGGTGTTTTGGTCCTCGGCATCGTGGTTGTGGGCGTCCTGGCGGAGGCCGGCTGA
- a CDS encoding helix-turn-helix transcriptional regulator, translated as MNSQDWPESFIRAVCGVIRKRREEMGLSVYYVSQNSGVSQQAIGYIEKGMRRPSFESLVRISKGMNLKLSEIIAEAESGWKR; from the coding sequence GTGAATTCACAAGATTGGCCCGAAAGCTTCATCCGCGCTGTTTGCGGTGTGATCCGCAAACGTCGCGAGGAGATGGGCCTTTCTGTTTACTACGTGTCACAGAACAGCGGAGTCTCGCAGCAGGCCATCGGATACATCGAAAAGGGGATGCGTCGCCCCAGCTTCGAGTCGCTTGTCAGAATCAGCAAAGGAATGAACCTGAAGCTCTCAGAGATCATCGCTGAAGCTGAATCCGGCTGGAAGCGTTGA
- a CDS encoding JAB domain-containing protein, whose amino-acid sequence MNPARDSIGQFRVARVREDTPGPVRKLDHPEAVVAAWHDEIASAPWFDPAKEHVVVFVLDTRMHLVGWNLVTIGLLNESLFHPREVFRPVIVAAGYGFVVVHNHPSGDPSPSGADERETRRLREAAELLHLAFHDHVIIGRDAHHSFRGSGAL is encoded by the coding sequence ATGAACCCGGCTCGCGACTCCATCGGCCAGTTCCGCGTCGCGCGGGTGCGGGAGGACACTCCCGGACCCGTGCGGAAGCTCGATCATCCGGAAGCGGTTGTCGCCGCGTGGCACGACGAGATCGCCTCCGCGCCTTGGTTCGACCCGGCCAAGGAGCATGTGGTGGTGTTCGTCCTCGATACCCGCATGCACCTGGTGGGCTGGAATCTGGTGACCATTGGATTACTCAATGAATCGCTGTTCCATCCCCGCGAGGTGTTCCGCCCGGTGATCGTGGCGGCGGGCTACGGCTTCGTCGTGGTCCACAATCATCCCTCCGGCGATCCCTCGCCCAGCGGGGCCGATGAACGGGAGACACGCCGCCTGCGCGAAGCCGCGGAGCTGCTCCACCTGGCCTTCCACGACCACGTCATCATCGGCCGCGATGCCCACCACTCCTTTCGTGGTTCAGGTGCGCTATAA
- a CDS encoding DUF932 domain-containing protein, giving the protein MELLLPPAPAPVPGLLLHRGGVTATRDDVFTVETPPPTDTWYPLSHRSLVQEIQSGLVGCGFRVEGESHALSHEGARYFGVFAISLPSRPENGVGWVVGVRNSHDKQYPAGLVVGTTITVCDNLCFSGEVRLSRKHTRHAARDLSYLMSRAIGELGGKLRKLDDRIAAYREHALEDREVHDLIVRSIDNRVITPTQVPDVLHEWRQPRHEEFQPRTLWSLWNAYTEVFKGGNPHIAVRRGQALHGLCEGVLGLAS; this is encoded by the coding sequence ATGGAACTCCTCCTTCCTCCCGCCCCGGCCCCCGTGCCGGGCCTTCTGCTCCACCGCGGCGGTGTCACCGCCACCCGTGACGACGTCTTCACCGTCGAAACCCCGCCTCCCACCGACACCTGGTATCCGCTCTCCCACCGCTCGCTGGTGCAGGAGATTCAGTCCGGACTGGTGGGCTGCGGCTTCCGCGTCGAAGGCGAAAGCCACGCGCTCTCACACGAGGGTGCCCGCTACTTCGGCGTGTTCGCCATCTCGCTGCCGTCCCGGCCGGAGAACGGCGTCGGCTGGGTGGTGGGCGTGCGGAACTCCCACGACAAGCAGTATCCCGCCGGCCTCGTGGTGGGGACAACCATCACCGTGTGCGACAACCTGTGTTTTTCCGGCGAGGTGCGTTTATCGCGCAAGCACACCCGCCACGCTGCCCGGGACCTGTCGTACCTCATGAGCCGCGCCATCGGCGAGCTCGGTGGCAAACTCCGCAAGCTCGACGACCGCATCGCCGCCTACCGCGAACACGCACTGGAGGACCGCGAGGTCCACGACCTGATCGTGCGCTCGATCGACAACCGGGTGATCACGCCCACGCAAGTCCCGGATGTGCTCCACGAGTGGCGCCAGCCCCGGCACGAGGAATTCCAGCCGCGCACGCTGTGGTCGCTCTGGAATGCCTACACCGAGGTCTTCAAGGGCGGGAATCCCCACATCGCGGTTCGGCGCGGCCAGGCTCTCCACGGGCTCTGTGAAGGCGTGCTGGGCCTGGCGTCATGA